TATTTGCCTGGTTTGACCAGATAACTTGGCTAACTGTGGACAGTGCCTGCTAGCGCGCGTTAGCCGAGTGTGTTTGTAACGCTACGCCAACTCATTTCGTTGTTAACAGCCTTTTGACACTCCCCACCACGTCCCTGCCCGTGGTGTGGCGGAGAGGTGCTGTCTAGATGGCCCTCGGGTTGGAGCAGCTGGTCATTAACAAAGTGTGCTAGCACCACATTCACTGTGGCGCTAGCCGTAGCGGCGTCGGTGTCAGCCGCTACACACCGTATCAGCCAGCGCACCAGGCTAGCATGTTAGCTAACAAACTCCCTTTGCTACCCAGCAAGTTCAAAGTTAGTTAGCCGGCTAGTTAGCCACTACGATATCTAACATCCatctgtttttgatttttcagATTGACTGTGGCTCTCGTTTCAATGGTAAGTGTGTGACACAACGCCATTGAGTTACAGGGCTGTTTTATCCCACATTGTGACATGTCTTTACTGTAACGTTACGGTAGTTCCCAGCAGAGGACAGAAATGGCGTCCAGAGACTAAgtcctctgtctcactctcaaGCGCCTATTGTTCAAAACGCAGGTCTAATAAAAGCTTTTCCGATCCGTATTTACTCGATTGGAGTCATTATTGGGATACACCTAGAGGTGTTTTATCAGTTTATCACATTATTATGTCTTTATGGTTGGCTTTTAATAGCATATTTCTCACCTGAAAGTGAGGGTTTGGGGGTTGAGGACTTAGTCTCTGCGCCATTTTCTTTTTCGGTGTAGCGGCCTGACTGTACAGCAAGCTGAACCCAGACTGTGAAGTGCAGATGGCTGTGTGGAAGAGCACTGCGAAGACATAGTGCTTCATTAAGATCTCACGCAGTGACCAAGAAGTCTAGTTTGTATTTGCGATCAGTGACGCTTTTTTATGGTTTACGTTATTTTGTGTTGTAGCTTCAGGGACTGAACATTTCCACACGCTGTTAGAAAGTGAACAGTTTTaagttgaaccacaattcaactGTCAACAACTTTAAGTCATCATCACACAAGTTAAGATAAggtacatttgttttaagagcATCCTGaccaatttaaaatataaaattaggttttttttgttttgctataTTTCATGCTATTTTGGGATTTGTCTGTCTTTAAAAGTCAAAAAGCCTAAATCAAGCATTCAAACGGGCAACACCCACACCCATATACATACCAAGAAAACTCAGTTTGTTTTCAAGTCCAGTTAAGCAGGActaactttttttcttatggTGTACACTTTATGGACACTTGACTACCTTGGGCAAAATATTAATGGTCTGGTTAATTGAAACTATTCAGTTGTCTAAATGACTCTTAGCAGCCACGCATGAGTTATTGATCTTAGATTTACTTATCTATGTATCTGCAATGCTTAAAATAATCTAGAAAACTGTAGCAGTCCATTTATTTGGCTGTCATTCATCAGCATGGAGAAACGCTCGACAAAGACATAATGCACCTTGGCTTCACTTATAACTTCATAAGATTAACCGCCATGGTTGGCTTTTTAAAAGAGCATTTTAACTCTGGCCGGGTTTGAAAAGGTGACATAATTTGTCAGCGCTCTTAACCTTTTTACCAACACAAATTGTACTTTATGCATACATGATGCTTAAGCACAACTTGTGTCTGCTAGTCAATCGCATCATTCCCATGTTcttaatgtttgtatttcatcTGTTGAGTTCAAAATTCTTCACTATGTAGCGTTGAATCACAGTGATTTAGTTACAAAACAACTGAGTCATTTTCAAATAGTGGATAAACAGTGAACTAGTTTTACAACGATACATTTAACAATTAAGGAAAAGCTCCAAGTCTGTTCATGTTGTAGTATATCTTTAAGAACAAATCACTCACTAGTTTAAAGAATTTCAGCCTGAATATGTATGCAGTTGATTTGTTCTACCCTGGCGTACAAGGGGGGACAGTATGGACAATTTATTTTTAGGACATGTTGGTCTACAAAGCTGTTAGCTGTCAGCTCTGCTCGTGACCAGTTTTATAGCTAAAAGCATACCCCGAAGCATGTAGACTTGATTTGgtgtttgtttatataaaagTTTGGGTGTTTGCACTTGTGATTTTGATGATTGCTATTATtccttttattaatttttttcttttttacccaGCTGTGGTATACAAATTAAAAGAATGTGAAAGCCGACTTTTTCCCTGACATGTTTTAACCTGTCTGTTTCATATTGTCTCATAAACAATGAGGCTCATACAGGCAGTAGGTGGTGCTGTGCTACTGTctaatatattttctgtctaCTTCGTGCATGACTTTCAGATTGTGGCGCATGTTCAGACCTTGTGTCTAgccattttattcatatttttatctaaaaataatatatgGGGGGGACTTGGCCCTTCCCACGTTGATGGTTGATAAGATTGTCTTTCTTAGTGTTCACTTTTGTTAGTCTTTCCCACTTGAGTATAGAATGATACTATGACTATAAATGTAGGTACACAGCAATCCTACTATTTCTTCCATCCATTGATGGGTTGTTTAAGTCAATATCTTTCACTCTTGAAGAAGGTGACACTGTTTTCTTCTCAGACTCTCACAAGCATAAAGACAAGTATAAAGACAAGGAACACAAACATAAGGACCACAAGAAGGATAAGGAACGGGAAAAATCAAAGCATGGCAACAGGTATGGTGTGTGTGCTTCCAGATTCttcataaatgtgtgtttctggtgGTATAGTTGCTCAAAGTGGACATGACAAACCACTTGTTTATGGCAGTATTTGCTGTATTCAATAGTCGAAGGTTAAACAACCttaattcattttgtatttatattttcttaactCAAGCGATCACAAGGACTCctctgacaaaaaacacagagacagggagaaggAAAAGATGAAGCACAAAGATGGcagcacagacaaacacaaggaCAAGCACAAGGAGAAGAAGGTGAATTACCATGCACATAATTCATGGAGGAATGAACATGTGGTTGTGCATATAATGTTATGATTTTAGGGTTCATGAATCATTCTGCGATATTAGGCTGCACCACATCATACACATGTTCATGGCTTGCAGATATTTAATCTGCGatgtacacacatgtacaacatatacatttatttcccaCCTTCTGTCTCAATTATGAAAGATTTGACAAATGTGTCCTTTCTCCCTGGACATGATTATGATCAAAAACATGCATAGAAAATGGACCACTACATGTTGACTTATAGGCAATTGCTTGTATTTTGTCAGAATTCCGAATTTGGTTGGTGAATGCctttgataaatataaaaaataaagtatactCAAATGGGCTAGATGTATATAATATCAGACATTCTTGTTCACTCCTATGTATTTCAATGTCCTATATTCTGAGTCCAAGGTTGCTAAACGGTATAGATGCTCATACTTCTTTGCCTGAGATTAGACAGGCTTGTCAACTCATTACACTGTTTCAGTCCACTCAAACTTGTtagagttggggggggggattaaagTTCTGGACCCTGGCAACTAGCTTCTACCACTCGGAACCAACCAACTGTCTTATGCAGAAAATACTAAAATGTTAGTTCAGATTGaagaaaatgaattatgaataaCCATCGTAATTATAGTATTTAACAACTGGACTGTGATTAAGCTTTTATTATGCAGACATGCTTTaaaattgttttccttttaaaaacttTGTGTAAATCTTTCAGATGAAGCCCCTTgatgttaaaattaaaaaggaaaatggctTTGCCAGGTAtgtcaatttaatttaagtaCTACATTTACTGTACCCTCGGATATGTTTATATGAAGCAATTTCtgattttgatgtgttttttgttctgcaGCCCTCCACAAGTGAAGTCTGAGCCTGAGAATGATTTTTACCACTCTCCTAAAAATGAGAAGTCTCTAAAAAGAGAACGGGATGATGATAATGAGTGAGTGGCATTTTGCAACAAGGTTTTCTTTTATgctttctgtgtctgtttcagAGGGTTATGGTGTTTTTGTAAAGTTGTCTGTGACCAAATTTGTAACACAAGTTGTTTTTCAGCTCTGAATTCAAGTCCAAAAAAGTTAAGATTGAAAATGACAAGAAggtcaagaaaagaaaacaagatgagGAGGTGAGCGATTGGCAACTTGGGTTTGGgctttttctttaaacagtGAAATTGGGCCCCTTTACTCCTAAATGTTTGGGAAAGCACAAAATGGGGGATATCCTGAATAATTGGAGAGGCTGAAGtctcactgtttttttgttttttgtttttttgtgtgtttttgctgatacttctgttattttgtgacaaactatGCGCAATATAACTCTGTTTCTCTTCCCTTTTTAGGATATCAAGcccaaaaagacaaaaaacaaaagagcagtcgctgatggaaaaaagaaagcaaaaaaagagcCAGAGGAGAAGTGGAAATGGTGAGTTATTCATGTCAGCCAGCTGAACGATACTTGCATGCCTATCAATGTGGGGATGGGGCAAGTGTGgatgtattttgtgttgttgttggatCTAGCaaggttttgtttctgttttttttttttttaaactccttATTCGATGGAATTATTTGGTGAATTCCaggtgggaggaagagagataCACAGATGGTGTCAAATGGAAGTTTCTGGAACACAAAGGACCTGTTTTTGCACCACCATACGAGCCTCTTCCTAGTAACGTCAAGTTTTACTACGATGGTAAGATTGTTTTTCCCACTGGAGTCAGTCAAGGGCTATACTGTTGAACCATGTAAGTTGTGGGGGAAAACACACTTATTTTACTCACATTTTAGGTAAGCACATGAAGCTCAGCCCAGAGGCAGAAGAGGTGGCCACGTTCTTTGCCAAAATGCTGGACCACGAGTACACCACAAAGGATATCTTTCGAAAAAACTTCTTTAAAGATTGGAGAAAGGTAGGAAGAAAAGGCACCTGTAAAtcaaatgacataaaaaaaaaacaaaaaaaaaactctgatttTGGGAAATTAGTAGATTCTTGTAAAGTCTGTTTTAAGATTTCTGATTTTAAGTGTACGGTGTTTTGCTGTTGCAGGAAATGAATGCTGAGGAAAAGGCTAAGCTGACAGACCTTAATAAGTGCGACTTTAATGAGATGAGCGACTACTTCAAGGCACAGTCTGAAGCCAGGAAGGCCATGTCAAAGGATGAGAAACTGGTAAAGTATTACattgtatgtaatgtatgtctAGGGAAAACGCTGTTACAGTCGGCCACCCAATATATTAACCTACCATACGTGACAATGGTCCAATATCACTTGTTACCTTTTTGTTTAATTCCATAGTTGTTGTATATTTGATGAAATGCTTGCCAGCCACATTAGCCCTTGGTCTACGTCAACATCAATCTGTATCCCAAACATTTTTGTGATGAGGATCTGAAGAAGTCagtaattaaatataaagtaaatcCTTTCAAGTGGCAACCTCTCAACCATGCTACATAAACGATTATTTTTTTGGCCGTGTGTTTTCAAGTAAAGTTAGCTTAATCAAATGCACTACCTTGAATAAGTATCCGCCTCATTTACACTTTCATATTTTGAGTTAGAGTTAACATTTCAAACGAGATGGAGATCTTgaagtatttttgtttccttcccTGTGTAGAAAATAAAGATGGAGAATGAGCGGCTCTTACAGGAGTACGGCTTCTGCATCATGGACAACCACAGGGAGCGTATCGCTAACTTTCGCATTGAGCCCCCGGGCCTGTTCCGCGGCCGTGGAGACCACCCAAAGATGGGCATGCTCAAACGTCGCAGCAGGCCTAAAGACATCATCGTCAACTGCAGCaagtcagtgttttattttttcttcgcTTTTTCCGGTGCTGGTGAACGGATGTTTTAAGTGGGTGTAACAatgacatgttttattaatgtgctcTTCACAGGGACTCTAAGCACCCAGAGCCTCCTCCAGGCACTAAGTGGAAAGAGGTTCGTCATGACAACAAGGTGACTTGGCTGGTGTCGTGGACGGAGAACATTCAAGGCTCGATCAAATACATCATGCTGAACCCCAGCTCAAGGATCAAGGTGGGCTGTTGGGCAAAGTACTGCACTAAAAGGAGATTCAGACCTGGTTTAAAATTGGTCTTTGACCATTCTTCTGTGTAGACTTAATAACTATATATTATGGTAACTTCATCCATAAGATGCATGATCTGTAACTAAGTAAATGTTTCATGGTTACATTTCAAGCCTTTTTATAATCTGTTAAAAATCAATTTTGCTCCACTAGATGGCAAACCTTGGGAAAGCGATGTCACATGTATGCTGTACTGTGTAAAAACCTACTAATTTGAGTTCAAAAGACTGCATGATACTGAAACATAGCCCCATCTAACTCATTAGTTACTAATTTGTTCTCgcttttgttttgctgcagggagagaaagaTTGGCAGAAGTATGAAACTGCTCGTAGACTGAAGAAATGTGTGGACCGTATCAGAACCCAGTACCGTGAAGACTGGAAGTCTAAGGAGATGAGGATCAGACAAAGGGCTGTGGCACTCTACTTTATTGACAAGGTGAGGCGCATCATGCAATTTGAAATAATGACTGGCTTGCTGGACATTCTGTCACTTTGTTCAGTGTATAAAGCTTTATGGAGTTTAAtgttgtagatttttttttattttggtttgtttttagaCGATGGCTGTTACTTATGGGGGTTTAGCGGGTGCTTAGCCACAGTGAGTGTAATGTCTTTGTAAGTTGGCTTTAATCCAGCTGTCCTGATGTACTCTAGCTGGCCCTGAGAGCGGGTAatgagaaggaggaaggagagactGCGGATACAGTGGGCTGCTGCTCACTGAGAGTTGAACACATCAAACTCTATCCAGAGAACGACGGTCAAGAGTATGTGGTGGAGTTTGACTTCCTTGGTAAAGACTCCATTCGCTA
This portion of the Anoplopoma fimbria isolate UVic2021 breed Golden Eagle Sablefish chromosome 17, Afim_UVic_2022, whole genome shotgun sequence genome encodes:
- the top1a gene encoding DNA topoisomerase I, like, translated to MSGDHSHSVDQIDCGSRFNDSHKHKDKYKDKEHKHKDHKKDKEREKSKHGNSDHKDSSDKKHRDREKEKMKHKDGSTDKHKDKHKEKKMKPLDVKIKKENGFASPPQVKSEPENDFYHSPKNEKSLKRERDDDNDSEFKSKKVKIENDKKVKKRKQDEEDIKPKKTKNKRAVADGKKKAKKEPEEKWKWWEEERYTDGVKWKFLEHKGPVFAPPYEPLPSNVKFYYDGKHMKLSPEAEEVATFFAKMLDHEYTTKDIFRKNFFKDWRKEMNAEEKAKLTDLNKCDFNEMSDYFKAQSEARKAMSKDEKLKIKMENERLLQEYGFCIMDNHRERIANFRIEPPGLFRGRGDHPKMGMLKRRSRPKDIIVNCSKDSKHPEPPPGTKWKEVRHDNKVTWLVSWTENIQGSIKYIMLNPSSRIKGEKDWQKYETARRLKKCVDRIRTQYREDWKSKEMRIRQRAVALYFIDKLALRAGNEKEEGETADTVGCCSLRVEHIKLYPENDGQEYVVEFDFLGKDSIRYYNKVPVEKRVFKNLQLFMENKETDDDLFDRLNTSVLNKHLQELMDGLTAKVFRTYNASITLQQQLKQLTSAEENVPAKVLSYNRANRAVAILCNHQRAPPKTFEKSMQNLQAKIDAKRDQLSDAKRELKSSKADAKVRRDEKSKKTVETRKKAVERIEEQLMKLEVQATDREENKQIALGTSKLNYLDPRISVAWCKKWSIPVEKIYNKTQREKFAWALDMADDDFEF